The following coding sequences are from one Lolium rigidum isolate FL_2022 chromosome 6, APGP_CSIRO_Lrig_0.1, whole genome shotgun sequence window:
- the LOC124660971 gene encoding uncharacterized protein LOC124660971 isoform X1, whose protein sequence is MGKRKQGQRRDDSSSMSSDAKRRRSGHGETSRPSDGTPWEVFRDAVIQLKDAIQVKMSTEEIFKRKFQKLKEKRKKDKFKHKEELRILKENFRILRQGHEDLKLKIQEMRKEGCAEVDQYKASPSQRSQLIQSTRFRLVIENSVSRTIYKNETVETEDGGGHIKVAMYDGGNPIAPDHPLASVKVDLVVIEGRFNEPKRDSWSKEDFGKSMITPREGMTRLVKNGTFDLIGGNRDHPGAIIMDNSQKKEVKLGVMIAVHTEERVLEGVSNPFKVQEAKTKSSKKKGIKLSPPVQTQNLVQPTSTHITQHDRGKQKKLPTNDAAENNQLNYPSATVPLTIEGNGQNLNVNGQQIPAQILGQPTSAYSIQHGQVYSWAPPSTQNQLCLRPPLPPTEWMIADESSLACGQDQYTSFSHGSSEFAYQNPRAYASLTDTQLTFSSEDVSYLNAQTQLQETYGSFRCGQVLLQWDKPHVELTERWNFFDQLMPLYNTKPRFYRESFPSTSLMDKAHKFLASISSGDSVWNMITSVTSQAMKTHQRRGVLTRSIEPYDSDQEPPCKKRRNAKYVLRFVNRVCNDYYTYEQIKSDDGTFLKVALYDENNLVVTSGPLSSACVEVVLLHGDFNSEGQDYWTSEEFSTCLVHPQSAKEPSTLGGDRILALNDGEADLGNVNFQTSSFHARTGKFKMGVVITKNVREESVQEGTTRPFLVRVRLGEEPNCDRITSLEALLRVRTKLPNQVCGALERDPKENVSASSVLHDQSLQEISVLGTSTATEQPPEPWKGVELTAPSALLKERKSAEDINHSAHDRSMATAAGVGGGGDSDGRPMSERARLAHVPQQEPGLNCPRCDSTNTKFCYFNNYNLAQPRHFCHACRRYWTRGGTLRSVRGYRRHTKLSDKPKDTATRAAAMEGIELPNEVVNEVAVQEDHKPKAMATRAAAMEGIELPKEVAIQEDHKPKVMATRAAAMEGIELPNKVAVEEDHKPKAMASRDAAMEGIELPNEVAVQEDHKPKAMAARAAAMEGIELPNEVAVEEDHKPKVMASRAAAMEGIELPNEVAIQEDHKPKAMATRAAAMKGIELPNEVTVQEDPKDEDDSKEKGKKPSPPIPTRNLVQPTSTYVTEHDKAAKSRGVGAGNKSARARRK, encoded by the exons ATGGGGAAGAGGAAACAGGGTCAACGGAGGGACGACTCGAGCTCGATGTCCTCCGACGCCAAGCGGCGTAGGTCTGGCCATGG GGAGACCAGCAGGCCAAGCGACGGGACGCCTTGGGAAGTCTTCCGTGACGCGGTTATCCAACTGAAAGATGCCATACAG GTTAAGATGAGCACGGAGGAAATATTcaaaagaaaatttcaaaaactgaaggaaaagaggaaaaaagaTAAGTTCAAGCACAAGGAAGAGCTTAGAATACTCAAGGAAAACTTCAGAATACTCAGGCAAGGTCACGAGGATCTCAAATTGAAAATCCAAGAGATGCGAAAGGAAGGGTGTGCTGAAGTAGATCAATACAAGGCATCTCCATCTCAGAG ATCGCAGCTAATCCAATCTACAAGATTTCGACTAGTGATTGAAAATAGCGTGAGCAGAACTATTTACAAAAATGAAACTGTAGAGACCGAGGATGGTGGAGGCCACATAAAAGTTGCAATGTACGATGGTGGCAATCCAATTGCACCTGACCACCCTCTTGCTTCAGTAAAAGTTGACCTAGTTGTCATTGAAGGACGGTTCAATGAACCTAAGCGAGATTCTTGGTCTAAAGAGGACTTTGGGAAGAGCATGATAACACCACGAGAAGGAATGACAAGGCTAGTGAAAAATGGTACATTTGATCTTATTGGTGGGAATCGTGATCATCCAGGTGCCATTATTATGGATAATTCACAAAAAAAAGAAGTTAAGCTTGGAGTAATGATTGCAGTGCATACAGAAGAAAGAGTTCTTGAAGGAGTATCAAATCCTTTCAAAGTGCAGGAAGCCAAGACAAAAA GCTCAAAAAAGAAGGGCATAAAACTTTCACCTCCAGTTCAAACGCAAAACTTGGTACAGCCAACCAGCACCCACATAACACAACATG AtcgtggaaaacaaaaaaaacttcCGACTAATGATGCTGCAGAGAATAATCAACTGAATTATCCATCAGCTACTGTGCCACTGACAATTGAGGGAAATG GGCAAAACCTAAATGTCAACGGTCAACAAATTCCAGCGCAAATCTTGGGGCAGCCAACTAGTGCCTACTCAATACAGCATG GTCAAGTCTACAGTTGGGCACCACCTAGTACTCAAAACCAATTGTGTTTGAGGCCTCCATTACCACCAACTGAATGGATGATTGCAGATGAATCTTCACTGGCCTGTGGACAAGACCAGTACACTAGTTTTTCTCATGGAAGTTCTGAATTTGCATATCAGAACCCTAGAGCGTACGCATCTTTGACTGACACTCAG TTAACTTTCAGCTCTGAAGATGTAAGTTACTTAAATGCCCAGACACAGTTGCAAGAGACTT ATGGATCATTTAGATGTGGTCAAGTACTGCTTCAATGGGATAAGCCTCATGTGGAGCTCACGGAACGCTGGAACTTTTTTGATCAGCTCATGCCGCTGTACAACACAAAGCCAAGGTTTTATAGAGAAAGTTTCCCCAGTACGAGCCTCATGGATAAAGCCCACAAGTTTTTAGCCAGTATTTCATCAGGCGATTCTGTTTGGAACATGATTACCAGTGTTACGAGTCAAGCCATGAAAACTCATCAGAGGAGAGGCGTTCTCACTCGATCCATTGAGCCATATGATTCAGATCAGGA GCCGCCATGTAAGAAGCGAAGGAATGCCAAATATGTGTTGCGATTTGTCAATAGGGTGTGCAATGACTACTACACGTATGAACAAATCAAATCAGATGATGGAACTTTCTTGAAGGTAGCTTTGTATGATGAGAACAATCTGGTAGTCACATCTGGTCCGCTGTCTTCAGCTTGTGTGGAGGTCGTACTACTTCATGGTGATTTCAATTCTGAAGGTCAAGATTATTGGACATCAGAGGAGTTCAGTACCTGCCTAGTGCATCCACAATCTGCAAAAGAACCATCAACCTTGGGAGGTGATCGCATCTTGGCACTAAATGATGGAGAGGCAGACCTTGGCAATGTAAATTTCCAGACTTCCTCCTTCCATGCCAGAACTGGAAAGTTCAAGATGGGTGTTGTGATTACTAAAAATGTAAGAGAAGAGAGTGTTCAAGAAGGAACCACTAGACCATTTCTTGTGAGAGTTCGCCTAGGGGAAG AACCGAACTGTGATCGCATCACATCTCTTGAAGCATTGCTCAGAGTGAGAACAAAATTGCCCAACCAAGTCTGTGGGGCGCTGGAGCGCGATCCAAAGGAAAATGTCAGCGCATCATCG GTGCTGCATGATCAGTCGTTGCAGGAGATAAGTGTCTTGGGGACATCGACGGCTACCGAACAACCTCCAGAGCCCTGGAAGGGTGTCGAATTGACCGCTCCGTCTGCCCTCTTGAAGGAACGGAAGAGCGCAGAGGATATTAATCACTCTGCTCATGACAGGTCAATGGCCACGGCCGCTggagttggtggtggtggagacagcgatggcaggCCGATGTCGGAGCGGGCACGGCTGGCCCATGTGCCGCAGCAGGAGCCCGGGCTCAACTGCCCGCGCTGTGACTCCACCAACACCAAGTTCTGTTACTTCAACAACTACAACCTCGCCCAGCCCCGCCACTTCTGCCATGCATGCCGGCGCTACTGGACCCGCGGCGGCACCCTCCGCAGTGTCCGTGGGTACCGCCGCCACACCAAGCTCAGCGACAAGCCCAAGGATACAGCCACCAGGGCTGCTGCCATGGAGGGAATAGAATTACCCAACGAAGTCGTGAACGAAGTAGCTGTCCAAGAGGATCATAAGCCCAAGGCTATGGCCACCAGGGCTGCTGCCATGGAGGGAATAGAATTACCCAAGGAAGTCGCCATCCAAGAGGATCATAAGCCCAAGGTTATGGCCACCAGGGCTGCTGCCATGGAGGGAATAGAATTACCCAACAAAGTCGCTGTCGAAGAGGATCATAAGCCCAAGGCTATGGCCTCCAGGGATGCTGCCATGGAGGGAATAGAATTACCCAACGAAGTCGCCGTCCAAGAGGATCATAAGCCCAAGGCTATGGCCGCCAGGGCTGCTGCCATGGAGGGAATAGAATTACCCAACGAAGTCGCCGTCGAAGAGGATCATAAGCCCAAGGTTATGGCCTCCAGGGCTGCTGCCATGGAGGGAATAGAATTACCCAACGAAGTCGCCATCCAAGAGGATCATAAGCCCAAGGCTATGGCCACCAGGGCTGCTGCCATGAAGGGAATAGAATTACCCAACGAAGTCACTGTCCAAGAGGATCCTAAAGATGAAGATGACTCAAAAGAGAAGGGTAAAAAACCTTCACCTCCAATTCCAACGCGAAACTTGGTACAGCCAACCAGCACCTACGTAACAGAACATG ACAAAGCTGCTAAGTCGAGAGGCGTTGGTGCGGGGAACAAATCTGCTCGAGCGCGTAGGAAGTGA
- the LOC124660971 gene encoding uncharacterized protein LOC124660971 isoform X2, whose product MGKRKQGQRRDDSSSMSSDAKRRRSGHGRPSDGTPWEVFRDAVIQLKDAIQVKMSTEEIFKRKFQKLKEKRKKDKFKHKEELRILKENFRILRQGHEDLKLKIQEMRKEGCAEVDQYKASPSQRSQLIQSTRFRLVIENSVSRTIYKNETVETEDGGGHIKVAMYDGGNPIAPDHPLASVKVDLVVIEGRFNEPKRDSWSKEDFGKSMITPREGMTRLVKNGTFDLIGGNRDHPGAIIMDNSQKKEVKLGVMIAVHTEERVLEGVSNPFKVQEAKTKSSKKKGIKLSPPVQTQNLVQPTSTHITQHDRGKQKKLPTNDAAENNQLNYPSATVPLTIEGNGQNLNVNGQQIPAQILGQPTSAYSIQHGQVYSWAPPSTQNQLCLRPPLPPTEWMIADESSLACGQDQYTSFSHGSSEFAYQNPRAYASLTDTQLTFSSEDVSYLNAQTQLQETYGSFRCGQVLLQWDKPHVELTERWNFFDQLMPLYNTKPRFYRESFPSTSLMDKAHKFLASISSGDSVWNMITSVTSQAMKTHQRRGVLTRSIEPYDSDQEPPCKKRRNAKYVLRFVNRVCNDYYTYEQIKSDDGTFLKVALYDENNLVVTSGPLSSACVEVVLLHGDFNSEGQDYWTSEEFSTCLVHPQSAKEPSTLGGDRILALNDGEADLGNVNFQTSSFHARTGKFKMGVVITKNVREESVQEGTTRPFLVRVRLGEEPNCDRITSLEALLRVRTKLPNQVCGALERDPKENVSASSVLHDQSLQEISVLGTSTATEQPPEPWKGVELTAPSALLKERKSAEDINHSAHDRSMATAAGVGGGGDSDGRPMSERARLAHVPQQEPGLNCPRCDSTNTKFCYFNNYNLAQPRHFCHACRRYWTRGGTLRSVRGYRRHTKLSDKPKDTATRAAAMEGIELPNEVVNEVAVQEDHKPKAMATRAAAMEGIELPKEVAIQEDHKPKVMATRAAAMEGIELPNKVAVEEDHKPKAMASRDAAMEGIELPNEVAVQEDHKPKAMAARAAAMEGIELPNEVAVEEDHKPKVMASRAAAMEGIELPNEVAIQEDHKPKAMATRAAAMKGIELPNEVTVQEDPKDEDDSKEKGKKPSPPIPTRNLVQPTSTYVTEHDKAAKSRGVGAGNKSARARRK is encoded by the exons ATGGGGAAGAGGAAACAGGGTCAACGGAGGGACGACTCGAGCTCGATGTCCTCCGACGCCAAGCGGCGTAGGTCTGGCCATGG CAGGCCAAGCGACGGGACGCCTTGGGAAGTCTTCCGTGACGCGGTTATCCAACTGAAAGATGCCATACAG GTTAAGATGAGCACGGAGGAAATATTcaaaagaaaatttcaaaaactgaaggaaaagaggaaaaaagaTAAGTTCAAGCACAAGGAAGAGCTTAGAATACTCAAGGAAAACTTCAGAATACTCAGGCAAGGTCACGAGGATCTCAAATTGAAAATCCAAGAGATGCGAAAGGAAGGGTGTGCTGAAGTAGATCAATACAAGGCATCTCCATCTCAGAG ATCGCAGCTAATCCAATCTACAAGATTTCGACTAGTGATTGAAAATAGCGTGAGCAGAACTATTTACAAAAATGAAACTGTAGAGACCGAGGATGGTGGAGGCCACATAAAAGTTGCAATGTACGATGGTGGCAATCCAATTGCACCTGACCACCCTCTTGCTTCAGTAAAAGTTGACCTAGTTGTCATTGAAGGACGGTTCAATGAACCTAAGCGAGATTCTTGGTCTAAAGAGGACTTTGGGAAGAGCATGATAACACCACGAGAAGGAATGACAAGGCTAGTGAAAAATGGTACATTTGATCTTATTGGTGGGAATCGTGATCATCCAGGTGCCATTATTATGGATAATTCACAAAAAAAAGAAGTTAAGCTTGGAGTAATGATTGCAGTGCATACAGAAGAAAGAGTTCTTGAAGGAGTATCAAATCCTTTCAAAGTGCAGGAAGCCAAGACAAAAA GCTCAAAAAAGAAGGGCATAAAACTTTCACCTCCAGTTCAAACGCAAAACTTGGTACAGCCAACCAGCACCCACATAACACAACATG AtcgtggaaaacaaaaaaaacttcCGACTAATGATGCTGCAGAGAATAATCAACTGAATTATCCATCAGCTACTGTGCCACTGACAATTGAGGGAAATG GGCAAAACCTAAATGTCAACGGTCAACAAATTCCAGCGCAAATCTTGGGGCAGCCAACTAGTGCCTACTCAATACAGCATG GTCAAGTCTACAGTTGGGCACCACCTAGTACTCAAAACCAATTGTGTTTGAGGCCTCCATTACCACCAACTGAATGGATGATTGCAGATGAATCTTCACTGGCCTGTGGACAAGACCAGTACACTAGTTTTTCTCATGGAAGTTCTGAATTTGCATATCAGAACCCTAGAGCGTACGCATCTTTGACTGACACTCAG TTAACTTTCAGCTCTGAAGATGTAAGTTACTTAAATGCCCAGACACAGTTGCAAGAGACTT ATGGATCATTTAGATGTGGTCAAGTACTGCTTCAATGGGATAAGCCTCATGTGGAGCTCACGGAACGCTGGAACTTTTTTGATCAGCTCATGCCGCTGTACAACACAAAGCCAAGGTTTTATAGAGAAAGTTTCCCCAGTACGAGCCTCATGGATAAAGCCCACAAGTTTTTAGCCAGTATTTCATCAGGCGATTCTGTTTGGAACATGATTACCAGTGTTACGAGTCAAGCCATGAAAACTCATCAGAGGAGAGGCGTTCTCACTCGATCCATTGAGCCATATGATTCAGATCAGGA GCCGCCATGTAAGAAGCGAAGGAATGCCAAATATGTGTTGCGATTTGTCAATAGGGTGTGCAATGACTACTACACGTATGAACAAATCAAATCAGATGATGGAACTTTCTTGAAGGTAGCTTTGTATGATGAGAACAATCTGGTAGTCACATCTGGTCCGCTGTCTTCAGCTTGTGTGGAGGTCGTACTACTTCATGGTGATTTCAATTCTGAAGGTCAAGATTATTGGACATCAGAGGAGTTCAGTACCTGCCTAGTGCATCCACAATCTGCAAAAGAACCATCAACCTTGGGAGGTGATCGCATCTTGGCACTAAATGATGGAGAGGCAGACCTTGGCAATGTAAATTTCCAGACTTCCTCCTTCCATGCCAGAACTGGAAAGTTCAAGATGGGTGTTGTGATTACTAAAAATGTAAGAGAAGAGAGTGTTCAAGAAGGAACCACTAGACCATTTCTTGTGAGAGTTCGCCTAGGGGAAG AACCGAACTGTGATCGCATCACATCTCTTGAAGCATTGCTCAGAGTGAGAACAAAATTGCCCAACCAAGTCTGTGGGGCGCTGGAGCGCGATCCAAAGGAAAATGTCAGCGCATCATCG GTGCTGCATGATCAGTCGTTGCAGGAGATAAGTGTCTTGGGGACATCGACGGCTACCGAACAACCTCCAGAGCCCTGGAAGGGTGTCGAATTGACCGCTCCGTCTGCCCTCTTGAAGGAACGGAAGAGCGCAGAGGATATTAATCACTCTGCTCATGACAGGTCAATGGCCACGGCCGCTggagttggtggtggtggagacagcgatggcaggCCGATGTCGGAGCGGGCACGGCTGGCCCATGTGCCGCAGCAGGAGCCCGGGCTCAACTGCCCGCGCTGTGACTCCACCAACACCAAGTTCTGTTACTTCAACAACTACAACCTCGCCCAGCCCCGCCACTTCTGCCATGCATGCCGGCGCTACTGGACCCGCGGCGGCACCCTCCGCAGTGTCCGTGGGTACCGCCGCCACACCAAGCTCAGCGACAAGCCCAAGGATACAGCCACCAGGGCTGCTGCCATGGAGGGAATAGAATTACCCAACGAAGTCGTGAACGAAGTAGCTGTCCAAGAGGATCATAAGCCCAAGGCTATGGCCACCAGGGCTGCTGCCATGGAGGGAATAGAATTACCCAAGGAAGTCGCCATCCAAGAGGATCATAAGCCCAAGGTTATGGCCACCAGGGCTGCTGCCATGGAGGGAATAGAATTACCCAACAAAGTCGCTGTCGAAGAGGATCATAAGCCCAAGGCTATGGCCTCCAGGGATGCTGCCATGGAGGGAATAGAATTACCCAACGAAGTCGCCGTCCAAGAGGATCATAAGCCCAAGGCTATGGCCGCCAGGGCTGCTGCCATGGAGGGAATAGAATTACCCAACGAAGTCGCCGTCGAAGAGGATCATAAGCCCAAGGTTATGGCCTCCAGGGCTGCTGCCATGGAGGGAATAGAATTACCCAACGAAGTCGCCATCCAAGAGGATCATAAGCCCAAGGCTATGGCCACCAGGGCTGCTGCCATGAAGGGAATAGAATTACCCAACGAAGTCACTGTCCAAGAGGATCCTAAAGATGAAGATGACTCAAAAGAGAAGGGTAAAAAACCTTCACCTCCAATTCCAACGCGAAACTTGGTACAGCCAACCAGCACCTACGTAACAGAACATG ACAAAGCTGCTAAGTCGAGAGGCGTTGGTGCGGGGAACAAATCTGCTCGAGCGCGTAGGAAGTGA
- the LOC124660971 gene encoding uncharacterized protein LOC124660971 isoform X3, with amino-acid sequence MGKRKQGQRRDDSSSMSSDAKRRRETSRPSDGTPWEVFRDAVIQLKDAIQVKMSTEEIFKRKFQKLKEKRKKDKFKHKEELRILKENFRILRQGHEDLKLKIQEMRKEGCAEVDQYKASPSQRSQLIQSTRFRLVIENSVSRTIYKNETVETEDGGGHIKVAMYDGGNPIAPDHPLASVKVDLVVIEGRFNEPKRDSWSKEDFGKSMITPREGMTRLVKNGTFDLIGGNRDHPGAIIMDNSQKKEVKLGVMIAVHTEERVLEGVSNPFKVQEAKTKSSKKKGIKLSPPVQTQNLVQPTSTHITQHDRGKQKKLPTNDAAENNQLNYPSATVPLTIEGNGQNLNVNGQQIPAQILGQPTSAYSIQHGQVYSWAPPSTQNQLCLRPPLPPTEWMIADESSLACGQDQYTSFSHGSSEFAYQNPRAYASLTDTQLTFSSEDVSYLNAQTQLQETYGSFRCGQVLLQWDKPHVELTERWNFFDQLMPLYNTKPRFYRESFPSTSLMDKAHKFLASISSGDSVWNMITSVTSQAMKTHQRRGVLTRSIEPYDSDQEPPCKKRRNAKYVLRFVNRVCNDYYTYEQIKSDDGTFLKVALYDENNLVVTSGPLSSACVEVVLLHGDFNSEGQDYWTSEEFSTCLVHPQSAKEPSTLGGDRILALNDGEADLGNVNFQTSSFHARTGKFKMGVVITKNVREESVQEGTTRPFLVRVRLGEEPNCDRITSLEALLRVRTKLPNQVCGALERDPKENVSASSVLHDQSLQEISVLGTSTATEQPPEPWKGVELTAPSALLKERKSAEDINHSAHDRSMATAAGVGGGGDSDGRPMSERARLAHVPQQEPGLNCPRCDSTNTKFCYFNNYNLAQPRHFCHACRRYWTRGGTLRSVRGYRRHTKLSDKPKDTATRAAAMEGIELPNEVVNEVAVQEDHKPKAMATRAAAMEGIELPKEVAIQEDHKPKVMATRAAAMEGIELPNKVAVEEDHKPKAMASRDAAMEGIELPNEVAVQEDHKPKAMAARAAAMEGIELPNEVAVEEDHKPKVMASRAAAMEGIELPNEVAIQEDHKPKAMATRAAAMKGIELPNEVTVQEDPKDEDDSKEKGKKPSPPIPTRNLVQPTSTYVTEHDKAAKSRGVGAGNKSARARRK; translated from the exons ATGGGGAAGAGGAAACAGGGTCAACGGAGGGACGACTCGAGCTCGATGTCCTCCGACGCCAAGCGGCGTAG GGAGACCAGCAGGCCAAGCGACGGGACGCCTTGGGAAGTCTTCCGTGACGCGGTTATCCAACTGAAAGATGCCATACAG GTTAAGATGAGCACGGAGGAAATATTcaaaagaaaatttcaaaaactgaaggaaaagaggaaaaaagaTAAGTTCAAGCACAAGGAAGAGCTTAGAATACTCAAGGAAAACTTCAGAATACTCAGGCAAGGTCACGAGGATCTCAAATTGAAAATCCAAGAGATGCGAAAGGAAGGGTGTGCTGAAGTAGATCAATACAAGGCATCTCCATCTCAGAG ATCGCAGCTAATCCAATCTACAAGATTTCGACTAGTGATTGAAAATAGCGTGAGCAGAACTATTTACAAAAATGAAACTGTAGAGACCGAGGATGGTGGAGGCCACATAAAAGTTGCAATGTACGATGGTGGCAATCCAATTGCACCTGACCACCCTCTTGCTTCAGTAAAAGTTGACCTAGTTGTCATTGAAGGACGGTTCAATGAACCTAAGCGAGATTCTTGGTCTAAAGAGGACTTTGGGAAGAGCATGATAACACCACGAGAAGGAATGACAAGGCTAGTGAAAAATGGTACATTTGATCTTATTGGTGGGAATCGTGATCATCCAGGTGCCATTATTATGGATAATTCACAAAAAAAAGAAGTTAAGCTTGGAGTAATGATTGCAGTGCATACAGAAGAAAGAGTTCTTGAAGGAGTATCAAATCCTTTCAAAGTGCAGGAAGCCAAGACAAAAA GCTCAAAAAAGAAGGGCATAAAACTTTCACCTCCAGTTCAAACGCAAAACTTGGTACAGCCAACCAGCACCCACATAACACAACATG AtcgtggaaaacaaaaaaaacttcCGACTAATGATGCTGCAGAGAATAATCAACTGAATTATCCATCAGCTACTGTGCCACTGACAATTGAGGGAAATG GGCAAAACCTAAATGTCAACGGTCAACAAATTCCAGCGCAAATCTTGGGGCAGCCAACTAGTGCCTACTCAATACAGCATG GTCAAGTCTACAGTTGGGCACCACCTAGTACTCAAAACCAATTGTGTTTGAGGCCTCCATTACCACCAACTGAATGGATGATTGCAGATGAATCTTCACTGGCCTGTGGACAAGACCAGTACACTAGTTTTTCTCATGGAAGTTCTGAATTTGCATATCAGAACCCTAGAGCGTACGCATCTTTGACTGACACTCAG TTAACTTTCAGCTCTGAAGATGTAAGTTACTTAAATGCCCAGACACAGTTGCAAGAGACTT ATGGATCATTTAGATGTGGTCAAGTACTGCTTCAATGGGATAAGCCTCATGTGGAGCTCACGGAACGCTGGAACTTTTTTGATCAGCTCATGCCGCTGTACAACACAAAGCCAAGGTTTTATAGAGAAAGTTTCCCCAGTACGAGCCTCATGGATAAAGCCCACAAGTTTTTAGCCAGTATTTCATCAGGCGATTCTGTTTGGAACATGATTACCAGTGTTACGAGTCAAGCCATGAAAACTCATCAGAGGAGAGGCGTTCTCACTCGATCCATTGAGCCATATGATTCAGATCAGGA GCCGCCATGTAAGAAGCGAAGGAATGCCAAATATGTGTTGCGATTTGTCAATAGGGTGTGCAATGACTACTACACGTATGAACAAATCAAATCAGATGATGGAACTTTCTTGAAGGTAGCTTTGTATGATGAGAACAATCTGGTAGTCACATCTGGTCCGCTGTCTTCAGCTTGTGTGGAGGTCGTACTACTTCATGGTGATTTCAATTCTGAAGGTCAAGATTATTGGACATCAGAGGAGTTCAGTACCTGCCTAGTGCATCCACAATCTGCAAAAGAACCATCAACCTTGGGAGGTGATCGCATCTTGGCACTAAATGATGGAGAGGCAGACCTTGGCAATGTAAATTTCCAGACTTCCTCCTTCCATGCCAGAACTGGAAAGTTCAAGATGGGTGTTGTGATTACTAAAAATGTAAGAGAAGAGAGTGTTCAAGAAGGAACCACTAGACCATTTCTTGTGAGAGTTCGCCTAGGGGAAG AACCGAACTGTGATCGCATCACATCTCTTGAAGCATTGCTCAGAGTGAGAACAAAATTGCCCAACCAAGTCTGTGGGGCGCTGGAGCGCGATCCAAAGGAAAATGTCAGCGCATCATCG GTGCTGCATGATCAGTCGTTGCAGGAGATAAGTGTCTTGGGGACATCGACGGCTACCGAACAACCTCCAGAGCCCTGGAAGGGTGTCGAATTGACCGCTCCGTCTGCCCTCTTGAAGGAACGGAAGAGCGCAGAGGATATTAATCACTCTGCTCATGACAGGTCAATGGCCACGGCCGCTggagttggtggtggtggagacagcgatggcaggCCGATGTCGGAGCGGGCACGGCTGGCCCATGTGCCGCAGCAGGAGCCCGGGCTCAACTGCCCGCGCTGTGACTCCACCAACACCAAGTTCTGTTACTTCAACAACTACAACCTCGCCCAGCCCCGCCACTTCTGCCATGCATGCCGGCGCTACTGGACCCGCGGCGGCACCCTCCGCAGTGTCCGTGGGTACCGCCGCCACACCAAGCTCAGCGACAAGCCCAAGGATACAGCCACCAGGGCTGCTGCCATGGAGGGAATAGAATTACCCAACGAAGTCGTGAACGAAGTAGCTGTCCAAGAGGATCATAAGCCCAAGGCTATGGCCACCAGGGCTGCTGCCATGGAGGGAATAGAATTACCCAAGGAAGTCGCCATCCAAGAGGATCATAAGCCCAAGGTTATGGCCACCAGGGCTGCTGCCATGGAGGGAATAGAATTACCCAACAAAGTCGCTGTCGAAGAGGATCATAAGCCCAAGGCTATGGCCTCCAGGGATGCTGCCATGGAGGGAATAGAATTACCCAACGAAGTCGCCGTCCAAGAGGATCATAAGCCCAAGGCTATGGCCGCCAGGGCTGCTGCCATGGAGGGAATAGAATTACCCAACGAAGTCGCCGTCGAAGAGGATCATAAGCCCAAGGTTATGGCCTCCAGGGCTGCTGCCATGGAGGGAATAGAATTACCCAACGAAGTCGCCATCCAAGAGGATCATAAGCCCAAGGCTATGGCCACCAGGGCTGCTGCCATGAAGGGAATAGAATTACCCAACGAAGTCACTGTCCAAGAGGATCCTAAAGATGAAGATGACTCAAAAGAGAAGGGTAAAAAACCTTCACCTCCAATTCCAACGCGAAACTTGGTACAGCCAACCAGCACCTACGTAACAGAACATG ACAAAGCTGCTAAGTCGAGAGGCGTTGGTGCGGGGAACAAATCTGCTCGAGCGCGTAGGAAGTGA